The Sphingomonas sanxanigenens DSM 19645 = NX02 genome includes a region encoding these proteins:
- a CDS encoding metal-dependent hydrolase — protein sequence MSSAKTFGNPTITPRDRRFGRKGGQRRWWLNGDPVGTAFYNALSVTFPKGEAYFVESVRAHRDGTPPALEAEINAFIRQEVNHSREHVAFNRHVTDQGYDVARLDADVDAALALTKGRPPIANLAATMALEHFTAMLAHELLADPRHLDGADPEAARMWRWHAVEEIEHKGVAYDTWLHATRHWPRRRRWIVRALVMLRTTKRFVHGRIRGVLELLRQDGLSGPRVWWRVFRHAFISPGIVRRIAPAWLGYFRPGFHPWRHDDRQLIAGVDDDLPAQSLPEPA from the coding sequence ATGAGTTCCGCCAAGACCTTCGGAAATCCGACAATCACGCCGCGTGACCGGCGCTTCGGCCGGAAGGGCGGCCAGCGGCGCTGGTGGCTGAACGGCGATCCGGTCGGTACCGCCTTCTACAACGCGCTGTCGGTGACCTTTCCCAAGGGCGAGGCCTATTTCGTCGAAAGCGTGCGCGCGCATCGCGACGGCACGCCGCCGGCGCTGGAGGCGGAGATCAACGCCTTCATCCGGCAGGAGGTCAATCACAGCCGCGAGCATGTCGCGTTCAACCGGCACGTCACCGATCAGGGCTATGACGTCGCCCGGCTCGACGCCGATGTGGATGCCGCGCTGGCGCTGACCAAAGGGCGCCCGCCGATCGCGAACCTCGCCGCGACGATGGCGCTCGAACATTTCACCGCGATGCTCGCGCATGAACTGCTCGCCGATCCGCGCCACCTCGACGGCGCCGACCCGGAGGCCGCGCGGATGTGGCGCTGGCACGCGGTGGAAGAGATCGAGCATAAGGGCGTCGCCTATGACACCTGGTTGCACGCGACGCGGCACTGGCCGCGGCGGCGGCGCTGGATCGTGCGCGCGCTGGTGATGCTGCGAACCACCAAGCGCTTCGTTCACGGGCGGATTCGCGGGGTCCTCGAACTGCTCAGGCAGGATGGGCTGAGCGGCCCGCGAGTCTGGTGGCGGGTGTTTCGGCACGCCTTCATCTCGCCCGGTATCGTCCGCCGCATCGCCCCGGCCTGGCTCGGTTATTTCCGCCCCGGCTTCCATCCCTGGCGGCATGACGACCGCCAGCTGATCGCGGGCGTGGACGACGATCTGCCGGCGCAATCGCTGCCCGAACCGGCCTGA
- a CDS encoding FecR family protein, translating into MASSVPADAIDAQAARWAARALYGEMPAEFEAWLAADRRHRGAYLRARASLYAIEDAVLASTGVAAPAPVPAGNPMAAGNDDDAPTRARWRTGRHVLLGGALAASLVALVGLGLPMLGSLQPAREASDRRLTLADGSVVTLGEEARIAYAMRDGVRTVSLTRGEALFHVAKDRAHPFVVRSGDVYAQATGTVYSVRRIGRTGGAVRVSEGSVLVWARDERDQAVLLHAGDALSLEPGTPQSHPPALATPAPPPSPPPALAQIALDNVTIEAAARRFNRINRTRIEIADPAVGQMRIVGLFRANDPEQFARAAAAIAGAEVEVAVDGSVIKLK; encoded by the coding sequence TTGGCAAGTTCCGTTCCCGCTGACGCGATCGACGCGCAGGCGGCGCGCTGGGCGGCACGGGCGCTCTATGGCGAGATGCCGGCCGAATTCGAGGCGTGGCTCGCCGCCGACCGGCGCCACCGCGGTGCCTATCTTCGCGCCCGCGCCAGCCTCTATGCGATCGAGGATGCGGTGCTGGCCTCGACGGGCGTGGCGGCGCCCGCGCCGGTGCCCGCCGGAAACCCGATGGCCGCCGGCAACGACGACGACGCGCCGACGCGCGCGCGCTGGCGAACCGGCCGGCATGTGCTGCTCGGCGGCGCGCTGGCGGCGTCGCTGGTGGCGCTGGTCGGGCTTGGCCTGCCGATGCTCGGTTCGCTGCAGCCGGCGCGCGAGGCCTCGGATCGCCGGCTGACATTGGCGGACGGATCGGTCGTCACCTTGGGCGAGGAGGCCCGGATCGCCTATGCGATGCGCGACGGGGTGCGCACCGTCTCGCTGACCCGCGGCGAGGCGCTGTTCCACGTCGCCAAGGATCGCGCGCACCCGTTCGTGGTTCGATCGGGCGACGTCTATGCGCAGGCGACGGGCACGGTCTATTCGGTGCGCCGCATCGGCCGCACCGGCGGCGCGGTGCGGGTGAGCGAGGGGAGCGTGCTGGTATGGGCGCGCGACGAGCGCGACCAGGCGGTGCTGCTCCACGCCGGTGACGCGCTGTCGCTCGAACCCGGCACGCCCCAGTCCCATCCGCCCGCGCTGGCGACCCCCGCACCGCCGCCCTCGCCGCCGCCGGCGCTGGCACAGATCGCGCTCGACAACGTCACGATCGAAGCCGCCGCGCGGCGCTTCAACCGGATCAACCGCACCCGCATCGAGATCGCCGATCCGGCGGTGGGGCAGATGCGCATCGTCGGCCTGTTCCGGGCCAACGATCCCGAACAGTTCGCCCGTGCGGCGGCCGCGATTGCCGGGGCGGAGGTCGAGGTCGCTGTCGACGGATCCGTCATCAAATTGAAGTGA
- a CDS encoding TetR family transcriptional regulator, translated as MSIVRKRLSPEASRSAALEAARALLIEQGPQAVTLKAVGDRIGRTHANLLHHFGSAAGLQTALATEIAGTVTTTIADAVLRARAGEGDPRHIVDLTFDAFGRQGAGALAGWMILSGNRDALNPILEAIHQLVDELGEGHEDAPVAELTLSLVTSALGDALLGEAMAGSLGLPRETARELALQSLLAGSKLGASRAAV; from the coding sequence ATGTCAATAGTGAGAAAACGCCTCAGCCCCGAAGCCAGCCGCTCCGCCGCGCTCGAGGCGGCGCGCGCGCTGCTGATCGAACAGGGGCCGCAGGCGGTGACGTTGAAGGCGGTCGGCGATCGGATCGGCCGCACGCACGCCAATCTGCTGCACCATTTCGGATCGGCGGCGGGGCTGCAGACCGCGCTCGCCACCGAGATCGCCGGGACGGTGACGACCACGATCGCCGACGCCGTGCTCCGTGCGCGGGCCGGCGAAGGCGATCCGCGCCATATCGTCGACCTCACCTTCGATGCGTTCGGCCGCCAGGGCGCGGGCGCGCTCGCTGGCTGGATGATCCTGTCGGGCAATCGCGATGCGCTCAACCCGATCCTCGAGGCGATCCACCAGCTCGTCGACGAACTGGGCGAGGGGCATGAGGATGCGCCGGTCGCCGAACTGACGCTCTCGCTGGTGACGAGCGCGCTGGGCGACGCGCTACTGGGCGAGGCGATGGCGGGATCGCTGGGGCTGCCGCGCGAAACGGCGCGGGAGCTGGCGCTCCAGTCGCTGCTCGCGGGGTCGAAGCTGGGCGCCTCTCGCGCGGCGGTTTAG
- a CDS encoding sensor histidine kinase produces MIGIAAGWILILLVGGGIALDSVLASAITRNFDDGLEYVLTAMAASAEIGPEGEVFFNRPLADQRFLEPNSGLYWQISGIGHDHWRSRSLWDRALVVKPPHNDTEAHVYDSKEFPDQDLRVMERDVRLPGSDILWRFQVAASRETLDAQIGTLRRTMIRSFALLGLGLIILAALQTLYGLWPLRKVRLAIAAMRAGQAQRIDEALPNEVTPLVEELNALLEHNEKQAEEARRHAGNLAHALKTPLTVIMNAATAQSPDLSDTVIREATTMRRQVDHHLARARAVGRRGSAHSRAEVWPSLQAVERAVGRLYRHVRLDMTGPKTLAVHVERQDLDEMLGNLIENAAKYGGGSVFVTVGAEAGYVEFLIEDDGRGIPEEERARIFDRGVRLDTSKPGTGLGMAIVRDVAEIYEGTISLEESEDLGGLLVRLRLPAAV; encoded by the coding sequence ATGATCGGCATCGCGGCGGGCTGGATCCTGATCCTGCTCGTCGGCGGCGGCATCGCGCTGGACAGCGTGCTGGCGAGCGCGATCACCCGCAATTTCGACGACGGCCTCGAATATGTGCTGACCGCGATGGCGGCCTCGGCGGAAATCGGGCCGGAAGGCGAGGTGTTCTTCAACCGCCCGCTCGCCGACCAGCGCTTCCTCGAGCCCAACAGCGGCCTCTATTGGCAGATCAGCGGCATCGGCCATGATCATTGGCGCTCGCGCTCGCTGTGGGACCGGGCGCTGGTCGTGAAACCGCCGCACAACGACACCGAAGCGCATGTCTATGACAGCAAGGAGTTTCCCGACCAGGATCTGCGGGTGATGGAACGCGACGTCCGCCTGCCCGGATCGGACATTCTCTGGCGCTTCCAGGTCGCCGCCAGCCGCGAGACGCTCGACGCGCAGATCGGCACCTTGCGCCGGACGATGATCCGCAGCTTCGCACTGCTCGGCCTGGGCCTGATCATCCTCGCCGCGCTGCAGACGCTCTACGGCCTGTGGCCACTGCGCAAGGTGCGCCTCGCGATCGCGGCGATGCGGGCGGGGCAGGCGCAGCGCATCGACGAGGCCCTGCCCAACGAGGTGACGCCGCTCGTCGAGGAACTGAACGCGCTGCTCGAACATAATGAGAAGCAGGCGGAGGAGGCGCGGCGCCATGCCGGCAACCTCGCCCACGCGCTCAAGACGCCGCTGACGGTGATCATGAACGCCGCGACCGCGCAGTCCCCCGATCTGTCCGACACGGTGATCCGCGAGGCGACGACGATGCGCCGCCAGGTCGACCACCACCTCGCCCGCGCCCGCGCGGTCGGCCGCCGCGGCAGCGCGCACAGCCGCGCCGAGGTCTGGCCGAGCCTGCAGGCCGTCGAGCGCGCGGTCGGCCGCCTCTATCGCCATGTCCGCCTCGACATGACCGGGCCCAAGACGCTCGCCGTCCATGTCGAACGCCAGGATCTGGACGAGATGCTCGGCAACCTGATCGAGAATGCCGCAAAATACGGCGGCGGCAGCGTGTTCGTCACCGTCGGCGCGGAAGCCGGCTATGTCGAATTCCTCATCGAGGACGATGGCCGCGGCATCCCCGAGGAGGAACGCGCGCGCATCTTCGATCGCGGCGTGCGGCTGGATACGTCGAAGCCGGGCACCGGCCTCGGCATGGCGATCGTGCGCGACGTCGCCGAGATCTACGAAGGCACGATCAGCCTCGAGGAGAGCGAGGATCTCGGCGGCCTGCTGGTGCGGCTGAGGCTGCCGGCGGCGGTGTGA
- a CDS encoding RNA polymerase sigma factor: MRHQHDIVARWVAREILPHEGRVRTWLARHWRGAIDVDDVMQEAYCRLAGLASVDHIENPLAYFRRTAHAAAIDAVRHGSAKNVVSMTENEWFDVMDDSPGADRALEGVQELGRVNAVLANLSETCRRVIELRRIEGLSQRETAERLGVSENVVENNVVRGIRRVIGLIAEQDGGGGGEGAEKREGVRLGKFRSR, translated from the coding sequence ATGCGACACCAGCACGACATCGTTGCCCGTTGGGTGGCGCGCGAGATCCTGCCGCATGAGGGGCGGGTGCGGACGTGGCTTGCGCGGCACTGGCGCGGCGCGATCGACGTCGACGATGTGATGCAGGAGGCCTATTGCCGCCTCGCCGGCCTGGCCTCCGTCGACCATATCGAAAACCCGCTCGCCTATTTCCGCCGCACCGCGCACGCGGCGGCGATCGACGCGGTTCGCCATGGCAGCGCGAAAAATGTCGTCTCGATGACGGAAAACGAATGGTTCGACGTCATGGATGATAGCCCCGGTGCGGACAGGGCGTTGGAAGGCGTGCAGGAACTGGGGCGGGTGAACGCAGTGCTGGCCAATCTTTCCGAAACCTGCCGGCGCGTCATCGAGTTGCGCCGCATCGAAGGCCTGTCGCAGCGCGAGACCGCGGAGCGGCTGGGCGTGAGCGAGAATGTGGTCGAGAACAATGTCGTGCGCGGCATCCGGCGGGTGATCGGCCTGATCGCCGAACAGGATGGCGGCGGCGGCGGTGAGGGCGCGGAGAAGCGGGAGGGCGTGCGGCTTGGCAAGTTCCGTTCCCGCTGA
- a CDS encoding response regulator transcription factor — MRVLIVEDEPSLGTQLRNTLEREGYAIDLATDGEEGHFLGSTENYDAVILDLGLPEIDGLTVLDRWRKEGKVMPVLVLTARDSWSDKVAGLDAGADDYLAKPFQSEELIARLRALIRRASGNASSELIAGDVRLDTRSGKVTLAGEPVKLTAQEYKLLSYLLHHKGKVVSRTELIEHIYDQDFDRDSNTIEVFVTRIRKKLGQDVITTIRGLGYSLEDPAA, encoded by the coding sequence ATGCGCGTATTGATCGTCGAGGACGAGCCCAGCCTGGGCACGCAACTGCGGAACACGCTGGAGCGCGAAGGCTATGCGATCGACCTCGCGACGGACGGCGAGGAAGGCCATTTTCTCGGCTCCACCGAAAATTACGATGCGGTGATCCTCGATCTCGGCCTGCCCGAGATCGACGGACTGACGGTGCTCGATCGCTGGCGCAAGGAGGGCAAGGTGATGCCCGTGCTGGTGCTGACCGCGCGGGACAGCTGGTCGGACAAGGTGGCCGGGCTCGATGCCGGCGCCGACGATTATCTTGCCAAGCCCTTCCAGTCCGAGGAACTGATCGCCCGCCTGCGCGCGCTGATCCGGCGTGCGTCGGGCAATGCCTCGTCCGAGCTGATCGCGGGCGACGTGCGGCTCGATACCCGTTCGGGCAAGGTCACGCTGGCCGGCGAGCCGGTGAAGCTGACCGCGCAGGAATATAAGCTGCTCAGCTACCTGCTCCACCACAAGGGCAAGGTCGTCAGCCGCACCGAACTGATCGAGCATATCTACGATCAGGATTTCGATCGCGATTCGAACACGATCGAGGTGTTCGTCACCCGGATCCGCAAGAAGCTGGGTCAGGACGTGATCACGACGATTCGCGGCCTGGGCTACAGCCTCGAGGATCCCGCCGCCTGA
- a CDS encoding TonB-dependent receptor, which yields MNSRYYRATAAVVAVAAAIGLPAAAQAQVRAFDVAAQDAASGVKELARQAGIQIIAAGRDVEGRQTNAVKGRLETRAALEALIADTGLSIRSFDGRTAILASEARNDDSALVVTGSRVVRDGYEAPTPTTVLGEMEIQRSAQVNIAEQINRLPALAGSNNPRNTASNISGGFMGISTLNLRNLGATRTLVLFDSQRLPAASLNGLVDANSIPSALVKRVDIVTGGASAAWGSDAVAGVVNFVLDKDFTGVKGNVQGGVTTYGDDANYKVSLSAGSDFADGRGHILVSGEHWFSEGIDGMPRDWYRGRKTLFNPNYTATNGQPEYLVRDGVGYSTVAPGAIVTTGPLRGLYFGPGGTPAQLNFGSVVNNPFMVGGDWRYTDFGNGPQDLDPEVSHKSAYTRLSYEVADTVELFGEFSYVEARTKTTGTPMFNFGGLIIQRDNAFLPEDVRQRMAALGETSLNVGSWNAAIGGIVTETRHDLYRYAVGAEGSTDLFGTGWTWIVRANRNISKFFNGTNVPITANYRAAIDAVRAPSGAIVCRSTLTNPNNGCVPLNILGTGVASDAALDYVIGHSYLNAKITQDVISATVRGEPLSTWAGPVSLAFGAEHRREKEEGESDAMSLVNSYWAGNYKPIHGSFTVNEAFLELVVPLAAETRFADALDLNAAVRATDYSTSGYVTTWKLGLTYAPIPDIRFRVTRSRDIRAGNLSELFLAGQTNTTTLVDPFNNNQAYTVFQTTVGNPIVDPEKADTLNLGAVFQPRFLPGFSASVDYFDIGVKGAIATLSSSTIINQCFQGNAALCDLIERDANGFMTEIFLRPINLSRQTVRGLDFEAGYRLPLSSIAGGLGGGSLSIRGLATRYLEASVDNGINPPTSSLGDNNGVPKWRYLGEIVLEKGPLSFSLTGRGFSDGVLSTSFIECSSNCPASTSLNRTIDDNHVDGAFYIDLSASVALTDQVKLYAAVDNVANKAPAPYAPAGTGIGSAQIGISQTYYDVIGRSFRAGVRFQF from the coding sequence ATGAATTCGCGATATTATCGTGCGACCGCGGCTGTTGTCGCGGTTGCAGCCGCTATCGGCTTGCCTGCCGCCGCCCAGGCGCAGGTGCGCGCGTTCGACGTGGCGGCGCAGGATGCGGCTTCGGGGGTGAAGGAACTGGCGCGGCAGGCGGGCATCCAGATCATCGCCGCCGGCCGCGACGTCGAGGGGCGCCAGACCAATGCGGTCAAGGGCCGGCTCGAAACCCGCGCCGCATTGGAAGCCCTGATCGCCGATACCGGCCTCAGCATCCGGTCGTTCGACGGCCGCACCGCGATCCTCGCCAGCGAGGCGCGCAACGACGATAGCGCGCTGGTCGTCACCGGATCGCGCGTCGTGCGCGACGGCTATGAGGCGCCGACGCCGACCACCGTGCTCGGCGAAATGGAGATCCAGCGTTCGGCGCAGGTCAACATCGCCGAGCAGATCAACCGCCTCCCCGCGCTCGCCGGCAGCAACAATCCCCGCAACACCGCCAGCAACATCAGCGGCGGCTTCATGGGCATTTCCACGCTCAACCTGCGCAACCTCGGGGCGACCCGCACCCTGGTGCTGTTCGACAGCCAGCGGCTGCCCGCCGCATCGCTCAACGGCCTCGTCGATGCCAATTCGATCCCCAGCGCGCTGGTCAAACGGGTCGACATCGTCACGGGCGGCGCCTCCGCCGCCTGGGGTTCGGATGCGGTGGCCGGCGTCGTCAACTTCGTGCTCGACAAGGATTTCACGGGGGTGAAGGGCAATGTCCAGGGCGGCGTCACCACCTATGGCGACGATGCCAACTACAAGGTTTCGCTGAGCGCCGGCAGCGACTTCGCCGATGGCCGCGGCCATATCCTCGTCAGCGGCGAACATTGGTTCAGCGAGGGCATCGATGGCATGCCGCGGGACTGGTATCGCGGCCGCAAGACGCTGTTCAACCCGAACTACACCGCCACCAACGGGCAGCCCGAATATCTGGTGCGCGACGGCGTCGGCTACAGCACCGTCGCGCCCGGCGCGATCGTCACCACCGGCCCGCTGCGCGGCCTCTATTTCGGCCCCGGCGGTACCCCCGCCCAGCTCAATTTCGGCTCGGTGGTCAACAACCCGTTCATGGTCGGCGGCGACTGGCGCTACACCGATTTCGGCAACGGCCCGCAGGATCTCGACCCGGAAGTGTCGCACAAGAGCGCCTATACCCGGCTGAGCTACGAGGTTGCCGACACGGTCGAGCTGTTCGGCGAATTCTCCTATGTCGAGGCGCGGACCAAGACCACCGGCACGCCGATGTTCAATTTCGGCGGGCTGATCATCCAGCGCGACAATGCCTTCCTGCCCGAAGACGTGCGCCAGCGAATGGCCGCGCTCGGCGAGACCTCGCTCAACGTCGGCAGCTGGAACGCGGCGATCGGCGGCATCGTCACCGAAACGCGGCACGATCTCTATCGCTATGCGGTGGGCGCGGAGGGCAGCACCGACCTGTTCGGCACCGGCTGGACGTGGATCGTCCGCGCCAACCGCAACATCAGCAAATTCTTCAACGGCACCAACGTGCCGATCACCGCCAATTATCGCGCGGCGATCGACGCGGTGCGCGCGCCCAGCGGCGCGATCGTCTGCCGCTCGACCTTGACCAACCCGAATAATGGCTGCGTGCCGCTCAACATCCTCGGCACCGGCGTCGCCTCGGATGCGGCGCTCGATTATGTCATCGGCCATTCCTACCTCAACGCCAAGATCACGCAGGACGTGATCTCCGCGACGGTGCGCGGCGAACCGCTCTCCACCTGGGCGGGGCCGGTCTCGCTGGCGTTCGGCGCCGAGCATCGCCGCGAGAAGGAAGAGGGCGAAAGCGACGCGATGTCGCTCGTGAACAGCTATTGGGCGGGCAATTACAAGCCGATCCATGGCAGCTTCACCGTCAACGAGGCGTTCCTCGAACTGGTCGTTCCGCTGGCGGCCGAGACGCGTTTCGCCGACGCGCTCGACCTCAACGCCGCGGTGCGCGCGACCGATTACAGCACCTCGGGCTATGTCACGACGTGGAAGCTCGGCCTCACCTACGCGCCGATCCCCGACATCCGGTTCCGCGTCACCCGCTCGCGCGACATCCGCGCCGGCAACCTTTCCGAACTGTTTCTCGCCGGGCAGACCAACACGACGACATTGGTCGATCCGTTCAACAACAACCAGGCCTACACCGTCTTCCAGACCACCGTCGGCAACCCGATCGTCGATCCCGAAAAGGCGGATACGCTGAACCTCGGCGCAGTCTTCCAGCCGCGTTTCCTGCCGGGCTTCTCCGCCTCGGTCGATTATTTCGACATCGGCGTGAAGGGCGCGATCGCCACCTTGTCGTCCAGCACGATCATCAACCAGTGCTTCCAGGGCAATGCCGCGCTGTGCGACCTGATCGAGCGTGACGCCAACGGCTTCATGACCGAGATCTTCCTGCGCCCGATCAACCTCAGCCGCCAGACCGTGCGCGGGCTCGACTTCGAGGCGGGCTATCGACTGCCGCTGTCGTCGATCGCCGGCGGGCTGGGCGGGGGCAGCCTCTCGATCCGCGGTCTCGCGACGCGCTACCTCGAAGCCAGTGTCGACAACGGCATCAACCCGCCCACCTCCAGCCTCGGCGACAATAACGGCGTGCCGAAGTGGCGCTATCTGGGCGAGATCGTGCTCGAGAAAGGGCCGCTGTCCTTCTCCCTCACCGGTCGCGGCTTCAGCGACGGCGTGCTTTCGACCAGCTTCATCGAGTGCAGCAGCAACTGCCCGGCCTCGACCAGCCTCAACCGCACGATCGACGACAACCATGTCGATGGTGCCTTCTACATCGACCTGTCCGCCAGCGTCGCGCTGACCGATCAGGTCAAGCTCTACGCCGCGGTCGACAATGTCGCGAACAAGGCGCCGGCGCCCTATGCGCCAGCGGGCACCGGCATCGGCAGCGCGCAGATCGGCATCTCGCAAACCTATTACGACGTGATCGGCCGCTCCTTCCGCGCCGGCGTGCGCTTCCAGTTCTGA
- a CDS encoding tetratricopeptide repeat protein: MKTDRYGNPISTPSPTAIARYDEALDLIRLYHGDPIAALDAALTEDPRFGAAWAARAAVLVQQQDAAYLPEARRSIAEGLAAATTERDRAMLGACAEWAAGRVGAAVSGFTAIACEAPRDLLALQTAHVGHFYLGRATDLRDAPLQALRAWDERDPACHALLGMAAFGLEECGDYARAEAMGRRAVERDPRDGWAVHAVAHVYEMLGRTAEGIAWLTDQPEALAPVNGFAYHNWWHLALLHLDRGDHDAALTLYDQKVRPDPSADVMLEWIDASALLWRLWLEGVDVGDRFAPLAECWLRALDQRIYAFNDLHALMALLGAGRRAEAADLIANIARAAGGGGDNAVMAARIGLPLAGAFVDHVEGRHAAAVEAILAVRGSAQRFGGSHAQRDVLTLTAFHAAMAAGMTGTAQALAHERITHKPESAWARRLVAVANGDVRKAA, translated from the coding sequence ATGAAAACGGACCGTTACGGCAACCCCATATCCACCCCCTCGCCCACCGCCATCGCCCGTTATGACGAGGCGCTGGACCTGATCCGCCTCTATCATGGCGATCCGATCGCGGCGCTCGACGCCGCGCTGACCGAGGATCCGCGCTTCGGTGCGGCGTGGGCGGCGCGGGCGGCGGTGCTCGTGCAGCAGCAGGATGCGGCCTATCTGCCCGAGGCGCGCCGGTCGATCGCCGAAGGTCTGGCCGCCGCCACCACCGAGCGGGACCGCGCGATGCTCGGCGCCTGCGCCGAATGGGCGGCGGGGCGCGTCGGCGCCGCCGTCTCCGGCTTCACCGCGATCGCGTGCGAGGCGCCGCGTGACCTGCTCGCGCTGCAAACCGCGCATGTCGGCCATTTCTACCTCGGCCGCGCCACCGACCTGCGTGATGCGCCGCTGCAGGCGCTGCGCGCGTGGGACGAACGCGATCCCGCCTGTCATGCGCTGCTCGGCATGGCGGCGTTCGGGCTGGAAGAATGCGGCGACTATGCCCGCGCCGAAGCGATGGGTCGCCGCGCGGTGGAACGCGATCCGCGCGACGGCTGGGCGGTGCACGCGGTGGCGCATGTCTACGAGATGCTGGGGCGTACGGCGGAGGGCATTGCCTGGCTCACCGACCAGCCCGAGGCGCTCGCGCCGGTCAACGGCTTCGCCTATCACAATTGGTGGCACCTCGCGCTGCTCCACCTCGATCGCGGCGACCATGATGCGGCGCTGACGCTCTATGACCAAAAGGTCCGGCCCGATCCGTCGGCGGACGTGATGCTGGAATGGATCGACGCCTCCGCGCTGCTGTGGCGGCTCTGGCTGGAGGGCGTCGACGTGGGCGACCGGTTCGCGCCGCTGGCCGAGTGCTGGCTGCGCGCGCTGGACCAGCGCATCTATGCGTTCAACGATCTCCACGCGCTGATGGCGCTGCTCGGCGCCGGCCGGCGGGCGGAGGCCGCGGATCTGATCGCCAACATCGCGCGCGCCGCGGGCGGCGGCGGCGACAATGCAGTGATGGCGGCGCGCATCGGGCTACCGCTGGCGGGTGCCTTCGTCGACCATGTCGAGGGGCGCCATGCCGCGGCGGTCGAGGCGATCCTCGCGGTGCGCGGCTCGGCTCAGCGCTTCGGCGGCTCGCATGCGCAGCGCGACGTGCTGACGCTGACGGCGTTCCACGCGGCGATGGCGGCGGGGATGACCGGCACCGCGCAGGCGCTGGCGCACGAACGGATCACGCATAAGCCGGAGAGCGCATGGGCGCGGCGGCTGGTGGCGGTTGCGAACGGGGACGTGCGGAAAGCGGCCTAG
- a CDS encoding FG-GAP repeat domain-containing protein, translating into MTIGTIAAGLLALLAGAAATATGEGTRWSRWNTQNAAQHAVMLPVCTGPYQIASGDVNGDGLPDLVIPCRGELLSPKLARPANDQLTVYLNPGREGAWLRRDFPVGFGPYHSAIGDLDGDGRPDVVVPNYQSNDGRDLAILYGAKDRAALFEPTRFIRFSDDGLVNEYGLDDKGEPRYPTPGLTSAIVADVNADGRPDIVTVSYQSNLFFVLINEGNRRFRHVRYPQQSAPYDQLLGGPRDIAPADFDGDGVLDLAFSLYESNLVEVWKGDGKGGFAPWRRTPSFGRIPYHLKAGDLDGDGRADIVVGNRSTSDNAVVLRNDADRFTYDGSFTPRTAKRGEVTADEIRDVYLHDLDGDGRPDLVAAARESGKLVFWRGTGRRGFNQAFTDRRVAEFPGKGPRGIAVLPGAVAVIFYNSSEVAIVETP; encoded by the coding sequence ATGACCATCGGGACCATCGCTGCCGGCCTGCTGGCGTTGCTCGCCGGCGCTGCCGCCACCGCCACTGGAGAGGGCACGCGGTGGTCCCGATGGAATACGCAAAATGCTGCGCAGCATGCGGTGATGCTGCCGGTCTGCACCGGCCCCTATCAGATCGCGTCCGGCGACGTGAACGGGGACGGGTTGCCTGACCTGGTCATCCCGTGCCGCGGCGAATTGCTGTCTCCGAAGCTGGCACGGCCGGCGAACGACCAGCTTACCGTCTATCTCAATCCGGGGCGCGAAGGGGCGTGGCTGCGGCGCGACTTCCCCGTCGGCTTCGGCCCCTATCATTCGGCGATCGGTGATCTCGATGGCGATGGCCGGCCGGATGTCGTCGTCCCCAACTACCAGTCCAACGACGGGCGCGACCTCGCTATCCTCTATGGCGCGAAAGACCGCGCGGCGCTGTTCGAGCCGACGAGGTTCATTCGCTTTTCCGACGACGGGCTGGTCAATGAATATGGCCTCGATGACAAGGGCGAGCCCCGCTACCCGACGCCTGGCCTGACCTCGGCGATCGTCGCCGATGTGAATGCTGACGGGCGACCGGATATCGTGACCGTCTCTTACCAGTCCAACCTGTTCTTCGTGCTGATCAACGAGGGCAATCGTCGCTTCCGGCACGTCCGCTATCCGCAGCAATCCGCACCCTATGACCAACTCCTCGGCGGCCCGCGTGACATCGCGCCCGCCGATTTCGATGGCGACGGCGTGCTCGATCTCGCCTTCTCGCTTTACGAATCCAACCTCGTCGAGGTGTGGAAGGGCGATGGCAAGGGCGGCTTCGCACCCTGGCGGCGCACACCGTCATTCGGGCGCATTCCCTATCATCTGAAGGCCGGCGACCTCGATGGCGACGGTCGCGCCGACATCGTCGTCGGCAACCGCAGCACCAGCGACAATGCGGTGGTGCTGCGCAACGATGCCGACCGCTTCACCTATGACGGCTCCTTCACCCCCCGGACCGCGAAGCGCGGCGAGGTGACCGCCGACGAGATCCGCGACGTCTATCTCCACGACCTCGATGGCGACGGCCGGCCGGATCTGGTCGCCGCGGCGCGGGAGTCCGGCAAGCTGGTCTTCTGGCGCGGCACCGGCCGGCGCGGCTTCAACCAGGCGTTCACGGACCGGCGCGTCGCCGAATTCCCCGGCAAGGGCCCGCGCGGCATCGCGGTGCTGCCGGGGGCGGTGGCGGTGATCTTCTACAACAGCAGCGAAGTGGCGATCGTCGAGACGCCCTAG